TTAATTTCTTCGCGGCATCCTCTCCCAGCACAATTTTAGCCATCTCTAGCGCACAGGGTTTCACGAGGGTCTCCCCAATTGTGTGTGGCTTCTTTTCTCTGGCAATCATGTATGAAACTTTGTAGGAGGCTTCTAGAAGAGGTTCTCTTGGAGCAGAAAACCCATATGATGAAAGAGTTGCTTTCTGATCATAACGAACTCTTTTCAACTTAAAAGCCTCAATCGATGTGCCAACATGATCTTTGTGTTTGCTTTCAAGATGTTCCTTCAGTCCTGATGGCTTCAAATTTCCATTGCTTATTCCCAAATTGCACAGCATGCACTGGAGTCTTTGTATTCCAT
The nucleotide sequence above comes from Palaemon carinicauda isolate YSFRI2023 chromosome 2, ASM3689809v2, whole genome shotgun sequence. Encoded proteins:
- the LOC137616665 gene encoding protein FAM200C-like gives rise to the protein MSSVKKRKWNDSYVGFGFTCLTERDGIQRLQCMLCNLGISNGNLKPSGLKEHLESKHKDHVGTSIEAFKLKRVRYDQKATLSSYGFSAPREPLLEASYKVSYMIAREKKPHTIGETLVKPCALEMAKIVLGEDAAKKLSQVSVSNDTVHQRI